One part of the Dehalococcoidia bacterium genome encodes these proteins:
- a CDS encoding acyl-CoA dehydrogenase family protein: MQFQDTAAEAAFRSEVRGFINENLPSRFANPEMERYDLSRQEEDFRKQWRTALGQKRWIAPHWPKEYGGAGMSVSEQFIFNEEMAEARAPQVGGMGVQMIGPTLILYGTDEQKQEHLPRITSGEIQWCQGYSEPGSGSDLASLQTRAVRDGDDYVLNGQKIWTSGAHRADWMFMLARTDPEAPKHRGISMLLLDMKTPGLSVQPLVTMANDHVFNQEFFDSVRVPVKNRVGEENRGWYVGATLLDFERSNIGASIGLKHTVNDLIKYAREAKSDAGKPLYLTPGLRLELAEKLVEAEIARLFSYRVISIQKRGQVPNHEASVNKMYRSEVSQRVARLGTRMLGMYGGLDRGSKWAPLRGRIAHMYLSSVSATIAAGTSEIQRNVIATRGLGLPRG, translated from the coding sequence ATGCAGTTCCAGGACACCGCCGCAGAGGCCGCCTTCCGCAGTGAGGTGCGCGGGTTCATCAACGAGAACCTGCCGTCGCGCTTCGCCAACCCGGAGATGGAGCGCTACGACCTCAGCCGCCAGGAAGAAGACTTCCGCAAGCAGTGGCGCACGGCGCTGGGGCAGAAGCGCTGGATCGCGCCGCACTGGCCCAAAGAGTACGGCGGCGCCGGCATGAGCGTCAGCGAGCAGTTCATCTTCAACGAAGAGATGGCCGAGGCGCGGGCGCCGCAGGTGGGCGGTATGGGCGTGCAGATGATCGGCCCCACGCTGATCCTTTACGGCACGGACGAGCAGAAGCAGGAGCACTTGCCGCGCATCACCAGCGGCGAGATCCAGTGGTGCCAGGGCTACTCGGAGCCCGGCTCCGGCTCCGACCTGGCCAGTCTGCAAACCCGTGCCGTGCGCGACGGCGATGACTACGTGCTGAACGGCCAGAAGATCTGGACCAGCGGCGCTCACCGCGCCGACTGGATGTTCATGCTCGCCCGCACCGACCCGGAGGCGCCGAAGCATCGCGGCATCTCCATGCTGCTGCTCGACATGAAGACGCCGGGCCTCTCCGTGCAGCCGCTGGTGACGATGGCGAACGACCACGTCTTCAACCAGGAGTTCTTCGACAGCGTGCGCGTGCCGGTGAAGAACCGGGTGGGCGAGGAGAACCGCGGCTGGTATGTCGGCGCCACGCTGCTGGACTTCGAGCGCTCGAACATCGGCGCCAGCATCGGCCTCAAGCACACGGTCAACGACCTGATCAAATACGCGCGCGAGGCGAAGAGCGACGCGGGCAAGCCGCTGTATCTCACGCCGGGGCTGCGGTTGGAGCTGGCGGAGAAGCTGGTGGAGGCGGAGATTGCGCGGCTGTTCTCCTACCGCGTGATCAGCATCCAGAAGCGCGGCCAGGTGCCGAACCACGAGGCCTCGGTGAACAAGATGTACCGCTCGGAGGTGAGCCAGCGGGTGGCGCGGCTGGGCACGCGCATGCTGGGGATGTACGGCGGGCTGGACCGTGGCAGCAAGTGGGCGCCGCTGCGCGGCCGCATCGCGCACATGTACCTGAGCAGCGTCTCCGCCACGATCGCCGCGGGCACCAGCGAGATCCAGCGCAACGTGATCGCCACGCGGGGGCTGGGCTTGCCGCGGGGGTAG